In the genome of Candidatus Moraniibacteriota bacterium, one region contains:
- a CDS encoding carboxypeptidase regulatory-like domain-containing protein produces MKRFLIFLFPTLSLIIIGVLSFVFLASSEPTVTIYPKPDPKWWAFQSVDTMKHSRDLAREKLHDDSYDAVIDREVRSIADIGATHVAIATPYDEEFVPYLKRWVSAARKYHLAVWFRGNFSGWEEWFGYQKISRAEHLAKTIAFIRRHPDIFQDGDAFSACPECENGGPGDPRLNGDIDGYRKFLIDEYAATKSGFERIGRHVDSNFFSMNGDIARLVMDRETTAVLGGMVTVDHYVKTPDMLASDAENFISQSGGRLLFGEFGAPIPDINGEMTEAEQSSWLREVMLRFARTPRIFGMNYWTQTGSSTALWSENGAPRAAVATLAEFFSPQVFYGVVRDELGSPIAGATVSAGTDFSATTNNEGYFELRVPSSFGGTTQLSVQAHNFLSQDISAESVQMLIVLSRTQESWWFRTEKWMKYHRNAWQF; encoded by the coding sequence ATGAAACGATTTCTTATATTTCTCTTTCCCACTCTCTCCCTGATTATTATCGGAGTCCTTTCATTTGTCTTCCTGGCATCGAGCGAACCGACGGTGACGATTTACCCGAAGCCGGATCCGAAGTGGTGGGCATTCCAGTCGGTCGATACGATGAAGCATTCGCGGGATCTGGCGCGTGAAAAGCTGCATGACGATTCTTATGATGCGGTGATCGATCGGGAAGTGCGGAGCATTGCCGACATCGGAGCGACACATGTGGCGATTGCAACTCCGTATGACGAAGAGTTTGTTCCGTATCTCAAGCGCTGGGTTTCTGCTGCGCGGAAGTATCATCTTGCCGTATGGTTTCGCGGGAATTTCTCGGGGTGGGAGGAGTGGTTCGGCTATCAGAAAATATCGCGCGCGGAGCATCTTGCAAAAACCATCGCGTTTATTCGTCGGCATCCGGATATATTCCAAGATGGCGATGCGTTTTCTGCTTGTCCGGAATGCGAGAATGGCGGTCCGGGAGACCCGCGATTGAACGGCGATATCGACGGTTATCGAAAATTCCTGATAGATGAATATGCTGCGACGAAATCGGGCTTCGAGCGAATCGGCAGGCATGTTGATTCCAATTTCTTTTCTATGAATGGCGACATCGCACGGTTGGTGATGGACAGGGAGACGACGGCAGTGCTTGGCGGTATGGTCACGGTCGACCACTATGTGAAGACGCCGGATATGTTGGCTTCGGATGCTGAAAACTTTATCTCTCAAAGCGGTGGGCGGTTGCTCTTTGGTGAATTCGGCGCTCCGATTCCGGATATTAACGGAGAGATGACGGAAGCAGAACAGTCCTCCTGGCTTCGAGAAGTTATGCTTCGATTTGCTCGGACACCTCGCATTTTCGGTATGAATTACTGGACGCAGACGGGGAGTTCGACAGCATTGTGGAGCGAGAATGGCGCGCCTCGTGCAGCTGTCGCGACGCTTGCGGAATTTTTCTCCCCACAGGTATTCTATGGTGTTGTGCGTGACGAGCTTGGTTCGCCGATTGCGGGCGCGACAGTTTCCGCTGGCACTGATTTTTCAGCAACTACAAACAACGAAGGGTATTTCGAACTTCGAGTGCCTTCTTCTTTCGGTGGCACGACACAGCTCTCGGTGCAAGCTCATAATTTTCTCTCGCAAGACATATCCGCTGAGTCGGTTCAGATGCTGATCGTGCTTTCGAGGACGCAAGAGTCGTGGTGGTTTCGCACGGAGAAATGGATGAAATACCATCGCAATGCGTGGCAGTTCTAG
- a CDS encoding glycosyltransferase family 4 protein: MNTESQKLSPEEKRLDVVVKFFYPVVAGIETNILNIYSYLAQQGWEVVIHTSTSVPNSSEILPPKGEIRGLSIRRYKWRWYGFVPEIDWNRPGSICLHNFNVFPHSWILVKVLFLRRFSRMRRAIFLIPHGGYTPGWWTFTPFQRVMKRLYQKYIGTFLINHAVDGLRSVSEWESEETVKSGVRREIIETIPNGIEREVYSDIEGLASESVRSLVRDLGTYVVQVGRVHPIKNQLTTIRAVAKVSGVIFAIVGPVTDPDYKRLLDEEIQRLGVVDRVRFLGVVDGIDKYYLLRHSLANTHMASWESYCNAVHESMSQGCICIVAKDTALEELIKDGVNGYVVPVQDANSVADRIGFLVENKGNADVEAIRKRNIAFTVGHSWDDLARLVEKFYERILLQCR, translated from the coding sequence ATGAACACAGAATCTCAGAAGCTCTCACCGGAAGAAAAGCGACTCGATGTTGTTGTAAAGTTCTTCTATCCCGTTGTTGCCGGGATTGAGACAAATATATTGAATATTTATTCTTATCTTGCTCAGCAGGGATGGGAAGTAGTCATTCATACTTCAACGAGTGTTCCAAATTCCTCAGAAATACTCCCTCCCAAAGGCGAAATTCGTGGCCTCTCCATACGAAGATACAAATGGCGGTGGTATGGGTTTGTTCCCGAAATAGACTGGAATCGTCCCGGTTCTATTTGTCTTCACAACTTCAATGTATTTCCGCATAGTTGGATTCTTGTGAAGGTACTTTTTTTGAGAAGATTCTCTCGAATGCGTCGCGCCATCTTTCTTATTCCTCACGGAGGCTATACTCCTGGTTGGTGGACATTTACTCCGTTTCAGAGAGTAATGAAGCGTTTATATCAAAAATATATCGGTACTTTTCTAATAAACCACGCCGTGGACGGACTTCGATCTGTTTCCGAATGGGAGAGTGAGGAAACAGTGAAGAGTGGCGTCCGTCGTGAAATTATAGAGACAATCCCGAATGGGATTGAACGAGAAGTTTATTCGGATATTGAGGGGTTGGCAAGTGAATCTGTTCGTTCACTTGTTCGTGACTTGGGGACATATGTTGTGCAGGTTGGGCGCGTCCATCCTATAAAAAATCAACTTACGACTATTCGAGCTGTAGCAAAAGTTTCGGGAGTTATATTTGCTATTGTTGGTCCTGTGACCGATCCCGATTACAAACGGCTTCTTGATGAAGAGATACAAAGACTCGGTGTTGTTGATCGGGTCCGATTTCTTGGTGTGGTAGATGGAATTGATAAGTATTATTTACTTCGACATTCTCTTGCAAATACACACATGGCATCATGGGAGAGTTATTGCAACGCGGTGCATGAATCTATGAGTCAGGGTTGTATCTGTATTGTTGCTAAAGACACAGCGCTTGAGGAGCTTATTAAGGACGGTGTTAATGGATATGTTGTTCCAGTGCAGGATGCGAATAGCGTTGCCGATAGAATTGGTTTCCTTGTAGAGAATAAGGGGAATGCCGATGTAGAGGCGATTCGCAAGCGAAATATTGCTTTTACTGTCGGACATTCTTGGGATGACCTTGCTCGCTTGGTTGAAAAATTTTATGAACGAATTCTTTTGCAGTGTCGATAA
- a CDS encoding methyltransferase domain-containing protein yields MNTRDSLIRFASPIRAFIMRTIFPRSSYFLFSVPKRRLKPISSKFGYDRGTPIDRFYIESFLENVRSSIQGKCLEVTDDAYTKRFGGASVTESHVVDIDAKNPHATIYADLRDMRSVASNTFDTMIATHTFGVIDDFEAAIRECSRVLKPGGMLIATVSSLGVAADPESAFWRFTKASARYVFGKYFDKQSLEISTLGNVLSGQAFWVGLAAEELSEKELAVVDERYPIVVCIRARKL; encoded by the coding sequence ATGAATACTCGAGACAGTCTTATCAGATTTGCAAGTCCTATTCGCGCGTTTATTATGCGGACGATATTTCCGAGGTCGAGTTATTTTCTTTTTTCTGTTCCCAAGCGTCGATTGAAGCCAATCAGCTCGAAATTCGGTTATGATCGTGGCACGCCGATTGATCGGTTCTATATAGAGAGTTTTCTGGAGAACGTTCGATCAAGTATTCAGGGGAAGTGTCTTGAGGTGACGGATGACGCGTATACGAAGCGGTTTGGTGGCGCTTCTGTTACGGAAAGCCATGTTGTTGATATCGACGCAAAGAATCCGCATGCGACCATTTATGCCGATCTTCGGGATATGCGATCTGTTGCAAGCAACACGTTTGATACGATGATTGCAACACATACCTTTGGTGTTATCGATGATTTCGAGGCGGCTATTCGAGAATGTTCACGCGTATTGAAGCCGGGCGGCATGCTTATTGCAACAGTGTCTTCTCTTGGTGTGGCTGCGGATCCCGAATCGGCTTTCTGGAGATTTACCAAGGCATCGGCACGATATGTATTTGGAAAATACTTTGATAAACAGTCTCTTGAAATCTCAACGCTCGGGAATGTGCTTTCCGGACAGGCGTTTTGGGTGGGGCTTGCCGCAGAAGAGTTGTCCGAGAAAGAACTGGCTGTAGTTGATGAACGGTATCCTATAGTGGTCTGTATTCGCGCAAGGAAACTATAA
- a CDS encoding polysaccharide deacetylase family protein — protein MKNVFCLVRRCFYNCLRYFDRLLPRRSDKVIIFSYHSISQDNWRFSVDPNVFRDQIELLLSKYSPITLSEAEEFLRGSRAIKRPSFVLTFDDGYRDILTVKNFLHEKGIRPAFFVLSDTSRSDGDELGTNREFLSDSEIRKLHGLGWEIGCHSATHGDFWAMPESRLRQETVEAKTSLEKRLGVPVRYFAYPRGRYTEAARRLVLEAGYTLALSMDDGFLSRKTDPLTVPRIGVDRTHSLSEFSAIHTDAAILFRKAAKKIIGRFL, from the coding sequence ATGAAAAATGTATTTTGTCTGGTGCGTCGATGTTTCTACAATTGCCTCCGATATTTTGATCGGTTGCTTCCTCGCCGATCAGATAAGGTGATCATTTTCTCTTACCACAGTATTTCGCAGGACAACTGGCGATTCAGCGTCGATCCGAATGTATTTCGGGATCAAATAGAGTTGCTTTTGAGCAAGTATAGCCCGATTACATTATCGGAAGCAGAAGAATTCCTTCGTGGTTCGCGTGCGATCAAGCGCCCATCGTTCGTTTTGACATTTGATGATGGATATCGGGACATTTTGACCGTGAAAAACTTTCTGCATGAGAAAGGCATTCGCCCGGCGTTCTTTGTGCTCTCCGATACGAGCCGGTCCGATGGCGATGAATTGGGAACGAACCGCGAGTTTCTTTCGGATTCGGAAATCCGGAAGCTTCATGGATTGGGGTGGGAAATCGGATGCCATAGCGCGACACATGGCGATTTCTGGGCAATGCCGGAATCTCGTCTGCGACAAGAAACGGTCGAAGCGAAGACGTCGCTTGAGAAACGATTGGGAGTCCCTGTTCGATACTTTGCCTATCCGAGGGGTCGATATACTGAGGCAGCACGTCGATTAGTTCTTGAGGCTGGATATACACTTGCGCTTTCTATGGACGACGGATTTCTCTCTCGAAAGACAGACCCGTTGACCGTTCCGAGAATTGGCGTTGATCGGACACATTCGTTGAGCGAATTTTCAGCGATTCATACCGATGCGGCTATTCTTTTTCGGAAAGCGGCCAAGAAAATTATCGGAAGATTTTTGTAG
- a CDS encoding glycosyltransferase — MKKFTVTVGIAAYNEAANISFLLEDILKQRCESFVLGRIVVVSDGSSDETAVIARRYDSSGVLVFDDGERRGKSVRSNEILDISKDSDAVILLDADIALLGDMVFESMIRCVKGGADLVSPELQALPPRSVFGCAVVAGHDLKRAMFSEWRGGKNIYQCHGAARAFSRKLLETFRFKGSIGEDAYSYLFVKKFGFRYVSLLDTAIAIRVPETFRDHKKQSRRFLCSQDMFRDEFGSGNVFAEYRYPKALLAKHLFISFMKRPFSIAAYICVMICIALFPSESNVKKEVWTAASSSKKVR, encoded by the coding sequence ATGAAGAAATTCACAGTTACTGTCGGAATAGCGGCCTATAACGAAGCGGCGAATATATCGTTTCTGCTTGAGGATATCTTAAAACAACGATGCGAGTCGTTTGTCCTCGGGAGAATCGTAGTTGTCTCTGACGGGAGTTCGGATGAAACGGCGGTTATTGCTCGGCGCTATGATTCTTCGGGTGTTCTCGTATTTGACGATGGCGAACGACGAGGGAAATCTGTGCGATCAAATGAGATATTGGATATATCAAAGGATTCTGATGCTGTCATACTTCTCGATGCGGATATTGCTTTGTTGGGCGACATGGTATTCGAGTCGATGATTCGGTGCGTTAAGGGCGGAGCGGATCTGGTCTCTCCGGAACTTCAGGCTCTTCCGCCGAGAAGTGTATTTGGATGTGCTGTTGTTGCCGGACATGATTTGAAACGAGCGATGTTTTCAGAGTGGCGCGGTGGGAAAAATATTTACCAGTGTCACGGCGCAGCCCGAGCATTCTCCCGGAAGCTTCTCGAGACTTTTCGTTTCAAAGGAAGCATTGGCGAAGATGCTTACTCGTATCTGTTTGTGAAGAAGTTCGGTTTTCGATACGTGTCTCTTCTTGATACGGCGATCGCCATACGGGTTCCTGAAACGTTTCGTGATCACAAAAAGCAGAGTCGGAGATTCCTATGCTCGCAGGATATGTTCCGTGATGAATTCGGCAGTGGAAATGTTTTTGCTGAGTATCGATATCCAAAGGCATTACTTGCGAAGCATCTCTTCATATCGTTTATGAAGCGTCCATTTTCGATTGCGGCATACATCTGCGTTATGATATGCATCGCGCTGTTTCCTTCGGAATCGAATGTCAAAAAGGAAGTATGGACTGCTGCTTCGAGTTCAAAGAAAGTGCGATGA
- a CDS encoding glycosyltransferase: MLRERISVLVPTLNEEGNVADLVRRLDASFRSADIEYEVIFIDDHSTDGTRSEVEKLSLSYPASFYLKKGHRGKAHSILEGFDYVRFETIAMIDADLQYPPEALPEMYAKLQGGADIVVANRIERETSALRKILSRGFALVFSKFLHGLDVDVQSGMKVFRARIAREVKITPDPWTFDLEFLLTARNYGYEIGGHSIVFAERKSGESKIVFWKAIREIGWNALKLRFRERQPLHIHPEGAGAGKVSGMIGAGVAHRRKRFVTHSTLPHHASALHTFMPWQRIVLAGIVLALLVGIFVRPMSTLVAATAVLTSIYFFDVLFNAFFVVRSLKRPPEVSFSDKELAALRDEDLPMYSILCPLYREAHILPGFLEAIGKIDWPKEKLEALLLLEENDQETIQAATDMNLPSFVRVVVVPHSEPKTKPKACNYGLSMTRGEYVVIYDAEDIPDPLQLKKAYLGFQTLSRDVWCLQAKLNYFNSDQNILTRLFTAEYSLWFDVTLPGLQSVATSIPLGGTSNHFRREDLLSLEGWDPFNVTEDCDLGARIFTRGHRTSIIDSVTLEEANSKVGNWIRQRSRWIKGYMQTYLVHMRHPLKFFRDNGIHALLFQFIVGGKIAFMLINPILWLQTILYFSLRSIVGPTIEALYPPAIFYMAIVSLIFGNFLAMYYYMIGCAKREKWELMKWVFLIPFYWLLVSVAAVMAAYQLFVKPHYWEKTTHGLHLLKRKKKPVDAVSKKASPEDAANLPGSVLPISASVSPWNKRVLGIQNRFSWFVPGISAKSQFIDRISRGISSGAYSKILIAFAISAEGLFVVATFLSNILNFAFNAFLGRVLSFEVLGMVALLNTLWYLALVFISPFATTINREVSYLSARSGEKEALTFWASVMRIGLIASVFVTALWLFAVPALSRFFHVADALLLLSFTPLLAGGLLAFGNFGYLQGSLRFRAAAILSLIEAGSKLVFALGFVFFGSSEYAYLSIPASVVFAAFLSFFLIPGAGRSLIRDPQSRSFPIEFFSAAILVTVSTAMFTTVDVLLAKHFMSERGAGEYALLSLVGKVIFFLGTMPNMFMVTFVGRNRGLGKGTKKVFWIIYGLSSIVVAGSVLLLGFFDGVFSKFLFGEKISAVLPFLPIYAVAIAFFTLSTIIVTYHLARKRYVFVFATLLMSIAEAVGIVLFHGSLDHIVDSVFLSSLFGWILLSILHITEPSFRFVGRAARDFLDAFRGKFPEEVNPASGKRVLIFNWRDTKHAYGGGAEVYVEEIAKRWISDGHAVTMFCGNDGHQSRHEIRHGIRIVRRGGFYLVYVWAAIYYFARFRGKFDVVIDCENGVPFFTPLYVREPVVCLLHHVHQEVFFQFLPKPLALFASFLEKTLMPMVYSRVPFITVSLSSQREMELLGIGKAGISIVHPGVHLEDFVPADQKADRPTILYLGRLKAYKSVNVLLQAFRSVIAERPEAKLLIAGDGDDETNLKRLAFETLRLGTDRVEFLGRVSEEEKKKLLQNSWMLVNPSMMEGWGIVAIEANACGTPVIASDVPGLRDSVKNPHSGFLVPYGDTDAFAEKMLLLIRDRELRSSMNIGARKWAEGFDWNLSSARMFDVVFSRDESRIL; this comes from the coding sequence ATGCTGCGGGAGCGAATCTCGGTTTTGGTGCCGACATTGAATGAGGAGGGCAATGTGGCGGACTTGGTCCGCCGTCTTGATGCGTCTTTCCGCTCGGCGGACATCGAGTACGAGGTGATTTTCATCGATGATCATTCGACGGACGGGACACGGTCGGAAGTTGAAAAACTTTCGCTATCGTACCCCGCTTCTTTTTATCTCAAGAAAGGCCATCGAGGGAAGGCACATTCTATCCTTGAAGGATTCGACTACGTGCGTTTCGAAACGATCGCCATGATTGATGCCGATCTGCAGTATCCGCCCGAGGCGCTTCCCGAGATGTATGCGAAGTTGCAAGGTGGAGCCGACATCGTCGTTGCCAATCGGATCGAGCGAGAGACAAGCGCATTGCGAAAGATTTTGAGTCGAGGATTCGCGCTGGTCTTTTCAAAATTTTTGCACGGTCTGGATGTTGATGTGCAGTCCGGCATGAAGGTGTTTCGTGCGCGTATCGCTCGCGAAGTGAAGATTACTCCGGATCCATGGACATTCGATCTCGAGTTTTTGCTGACGGCGCGGAATTACGGCTATGAAATAGGCGGACATTCTATCGTGTTTGCGGAGCGGAAGTCGGGAGAATCGAAAATTGTTTTCTGGAAGGCGATTCGAGAAATCGGGTGGAATGCTCTGAAGCTGCGTTTCCGGGAACGGCAGCCGCTTCACATCCATCCGGAGGGAGCTGGCGCCGGGAAGGTATCCGGCATGATTGGCGCGGGCGTTGCCCATCGGCGCAAGCGGTTCGTGACGCACTCGACACTGCCGCATCATGCCTCGGCACTTCACACGTTTATGCCGTGGCAGCGAATAGTTCTCGCCGGCATTGTGCTCGCGCTTTTGGTCGGCATCTTTGTTCGTCCGATGTCGACACTGGTTGCGGCGACAGCGGTGCTGACAAGCATCTATTTCTTCGATGTGTTGTTCAATGCTTTCTTCGTGGTGCGGAGTCTTAAACGGCCACCGGAAGTTTCTTTTTCGGACAAAGAACTCGCCGCGCTGCGCGATGAGGATCTCCCGATGTATTCCATACTTTGTCCGCTCTATCGCGAGGCGCATATTCTTCCCGGATTCCTCGAGGCGATTGGGAAAATCGACTGGCCGAAAGAGAAACTCGAAGCGCTGCTTCTTCTCGAAGAAAACGACCAGGAAACGATACAAGCGGCGACGGATATGAATCTCCCGTCTTTCGTGCGCGTAGTGGTGGTGCCGCACTCCGAACCGAAGACGAAGCCGAAAGCGTGCAATTACGGTCTTTCGATGACGCGCGGCGAGTATGTTGTGATCTACGATGCGGAAGATATTCCTGATCCGCTCCAGCTCAAGAAAGCGTATCTCGGTTTTCAAACCCTCTCGCGCGATGTGTGGTGTCTTCAGGCGAAGCTCAACTATTTCAACTCCGATCAGAATATTCTGACCCGGCTTTTCACGGCGGAATACTCGCTGTGGTTCGATGTGACGCTTCCGGGCTTGCAGTCGGTCGCGACGTCCATCCCGCTCGGAGGGACGAGCAATCATTTCCGGCGGGAAGATCTTCTCTCGCTTGAAGGATGGGACCCCTTCAATGTGACGGAAGACTGCGATTTGGGAGCGCGGATTTTCACGCGCGGACATCGGACATCCATTATCGACTCGGTAACGCTTGAAGAGGCGAACAGCAAAGTCGGGAACTGGATTCGCCAGCGATCGCGGTGGATTAAGGGATACATGCAGACGTATTTGGTCCACATGCGGCATCCGCTGAAATTTTTCCGAGACAATGGCATTCACGCGCTGCTTTTCCAGTTTATTGTCGGCGGGAAAATCGCGTTCATGCTTATTAACCCGATCTTGTGGCTTCAGACGATTCTGTATTTTTCTCTGAGATCAATAGTTGGTCCGACCATCGAGGCACTCTATCCTCCGGCAATCTTCTATATGGCGATAGTCTCGCTTATCTTCGGGAATTTCCTGGCGATGTACTACTACATGATCGGTTGCGCAAAACGGGAAAAATGGGAACTGATGAAGTGGGTATTCTTGATTCCATTCTATTGGCTCTTGGTATCGGTGGCGGCGGTTATGGCGGCATATCAGCTCTTTGTGAAGCCGCACTATTGGGAGAAGACGACGCACGGACTTCATCTCTTGAAGCGAAAGAAGAAGCCAGTCGATGCGGTTTCGAAAAAAGCTTCTCCGGAAGATGCTGCTAATCTGCCGGGCAGCGTGTTGCCAATAAGCGCGAGCGTATCACCTTGGAACAAGCGTGTCCTGGGAATTCAGAATCGTTTCTCTTGGTTTGTTCCTGGGATTTCTGCGAAGTCTCAATTTATTGATCGTATATCGCGGGGGATTTCCTCCGGTGCGTACTCAAAGATACTGATCGCATTCGCGATTTCTGCGGAGGGGCTCTTTGTGGTGGCCACCTTTCTTTCCAATATTTTGAATTTTGCATTCAATGCGTTTCTGGGGCGAGTGTTGTCGTTTGAGGTGCTTGGAATGGTTGCACTTTTGAATACGCTCTGGTATCTTGCATTGGTTTTCATCAGTCCATTCGCTACCACGATCAATCGTGAGGTTTCTTATCTCTCTGCGAGAAGTGGAGAAAAGGAAGCGCTTACTTTTTGGGCGTCTGTCATGCGGATAGGCTTGATCGCTTCTGTCTTTGTGACCGCACTCTGGCTTTTTGCTGTTCCGGCACTTTCTCGGTTTTTTCACGTTGCTGACGCATTGCTTCTGCTTTCTTTTACGCCGCTTCTCGCAGGCGGACTTCTGGCATTCGGGAATTTCGGATATCTGCAGGGATCTCTTCGTTTTCGAGCTGCGGCGATTCTCTCTCTTATCGAAGCTGGGAGTAAGTTAGTTTTTGCTTTAGGATTTGTATTCTTTGGTTCAAGTGAATATGCATATCTTTCTATACCGGCAAGTGTGGTCTTTGCCGCATTCTTATCTTTTTTCCTCATTCCCGGTGCGGGAAGATCTTTGATTCGCGACCCGCAGTCGCGATCTTTTCCGATAGAGTTCTTTTCCGCGGCGATCTTAGTAACGGTTTCGACGGCGATGTTTACCACAGTGGATGTGCTTCTGGCAAAGCACTTCATGTCTGAACGCGGTGCCGGGGAGTATGCGCTTCTCTCGCTGGTCGGCAAAGTGATTTTCTTTCTCGGCACCATGCCGAATATGTTCATGGTGACATTTGTGGGGAGGAATCGCGGGCTCGGGAAGGGAACGAAGAAAGTATTCTGGATTATCTACGGGCTTTCTTCAATTGTTGTTGCCGGGAGTGTTTTGCTCCTGGGATTTTTTGACGGAGTGTTCTCGAAATTTCTCTTTGGCGAGAAAATATCGGCCGTCTTGCCCTTTCTCCCGATATATGCTGTTGCTATCGCGTTCTTTACGCTTTCAACTATTATCGTCACCTATCACTTGGCTCGGAAGAGATATGTGTTTGTGTTTGCCACTCTTCTTATGTCTATAGCGGAGGCGGTTGGCATTGTTCTCTTTCATGGATCGCTTGATCATATTGTCGACAGTGTCTTTCTTTCAAGTCTGTTTGGTTGGATTTTGCTCAGCATTCTCCACATTACCGAGCCGTCATTCCGATTTGTCGGGCGTGCCGCGAGGGACTTTCTGGATGCATTTCGGGGAAAATTTCCGGAAGAAGTGAATCCTGCCAGTGGAAAGCGTGTGCTTATCTTCAATTGGCGTGATACGAAACACGCCTATGGAGGCGGTGCTGAGGTGTATGTCGAAGAAATTGCGAAACGCTGGATATCTGACGGGCACGCAGTGACGATGTTTTGCGGGAATGATGGGCATCAGTCTCGCCATGAGATTCGACATGGCATCCGGATTGTTCGGCGCGGCGGCTTCTACTTAGTATATGTGTGGGCGGCTATCTACTACTTCGCAAGATTTCGAGGAAAGTTTGATGTGGTGATCGATTGTGAAAACGGTGTTCCGTTTTTTACGCCACTCTATGTAAGAGAGCCGGTTGTATGTCTGCTGCATCATGTGCATCAAGAAGTGTTTTTTCAGTTTCTTCCGAAACCACTTGCGCTCTTTGCAAGTTTCTTGGAGAAGACGCTGATGCCAATGGTATATTCTCGCGTTCCCTTTATTACCGTATCCCTTTCGAGTCAGCGCGAAATGGAGCTCTTGGGTATCGGAAAGGCGGGGATCAGCATTGTTCACCCAGGCGTGCATCTTGAAGATTTTGTTCCGGCAGATCAGAAGGCTGATAGGCCGACAATTCTCTACCTTGGACGGCTCAAGGCTTACAAATCGGTCAACGTGCTTTTGCAGGCTTTTCGATCTGTCATCGCCGAGCGCCCGGAGGCGAAGCTTCTTATTGCCGGGGATGGTGACGATGAGACAAATCTCAAACGGTTGGCATTTGAGACGTTGCGATTGGGAACGGATCGTGTGGAGTTCCTTGGGCGCGTTTCCGAAGAGGAGAAGAAAAAACTCCTGCAGAATTCGTGGATGCTGGTGAATCCATCCATGATGGAAGGTTGGGGAATTGTCGCGATTGAAGCAAATGCGTGCGGAACGCCAGTTATTGCCTCCGATGTTCCGGGTCTTCGCGACTCCGTGAAGAATCCTCACTCGGGTTTTCTGGTTCCGTACGGAGATACTGATGCTTTCGCAGAGAAGATGCTTTTGCTTATCCGCGACCGTGAACTGAGATCGAGTATGAATATCGGTGCCAGGAAATGGGCGGAGGGTTTTGATTGGAATCTGTCGAGCGCTCGCATGTTTGATGTGGTGTTTTCTCGGGACGAGAGTCGAATTCTATGA